CAACGCCGTCGAAGAGGCCTTCGTCGGCATGACCGACGCGGAGCTGCGGGAGGAGACCGACAAGTTCCGGACTCGACTGGCCGAGGGTGAGACCCTCGACGACATCCTGCCCGAGGCCTTCGCGGTGGTCCGCGAGGCGGCCACGCGGACCCTGGGGCAGCGGCACTACGACGTCCAGCTCATGGGAGGCGTGGCGCTGCACCTGGGCAACATCGCCGAGATGAAGACCGGCGAGGGCAAGACCCTGGTCTCGACGCTGCCGGCCTACCTCAACGCGCTGGCCGGCAAAGGTGTCCACGTGGTCACGGTCAACGACTACCTGGCCGAGCGCGACTCCGAGTGGATGGGCCGGGTGCACCGGTTCCTGGGCCTGTCGGTCGGCGTGATCCTCTCGTCCATGACCCCGGCCGAGCGCCGCGAGGCGTACGCCTGCGACATCACGTACGGGACGAACAACGAGTTCGGCTTCGACTACCTGCGCGACAATATGGCCTGGACGCAGGACGAGCTGGTCCAGCGCGGCCACAACTTCGCCATCGTCGACGAGGTCGACTCGATCCTCATCGACGAGGCCAGGACGCCGCTCATCATCAGCGGCCCGGCCGACCAGCCGCAGAAGTGGTACCAGGACTTCGCCAAGCTGGTGCTACGACTGCGGGCCGACGTCGACTACGAGGTCGACGAGAAGAAGCGCACCGTGGGCATCCTCGAGGCCGGCGTCGAGCGGGTCGAGGACTACCTGGGCATCGACAACCTCTACGAGTCGGTGAATACTCCGCTGGTCGGCTACCTGAACAACGCGATCAAGGCCAAGGAGCTGTTCAAGCGGGACAAGGACTACGTCGTCATGAACGGCGAGGTCCTCATCGTCGACGAGCACACCGGCCGGATCCTCGCCGGGCGCCGCTACAACGAGGGCATGCACCAGGCCATCGAGGCCAAGGAGGGTGTGGAGATCAAGCAGGAGAACCAGACCCTCGCCACGATCACCCTGCAGAACTTCTTCCGGCTCTACGACAAGCTCGGCGGCATGACCGGTACGGCACTCACCGAGGCCGCCGAGTTCAACCAGATCTACACCCTCGGCGTGGTGCCGATCCCCACGAACCGCCCCATGGTCCGCGCCGACGAGGCCGACCTCGTGTACCGCACCGAGGACGCGAAGTTCAACGCCGTCGTCGACGACCTGGTCGCACGGCACGAGAAGGGCCAGCCGGTCCTCGTCGGCACCGTGAGCGTGGAGAAATCCGAGCACCTGTCGGCACTGCTGCGCCGCCGCGGCGTCCCGCACGAGGTGCTCAACGCCAAGCACCACGAGCGGGAGGCGCAGATCGTCGCGCAGGCCGGCCGCAAGGGCGCGGTCACGGTCGCGACGAACATGGCCGGCCGCGGCACCGACATCATGCTCGGCGGCAACCCCGAGTTCATGGCGGCGTCTGAGCTCGCCCAGCGCGGGCTCTCGCCGGTGGAGACCCCCGAGGACTATGAGGCGGCCTGGCCGGCCGCCCTGGAGAAGGCCAAGAAGGCGGTCGAGGCCGAGCACGTCGAGGTGGTCGGCCTCGGCGGGCTGTACGTGCTGGGCACCGAGCGGCACGAGTCGCGCCGGATCGACAACCAACTGCGCGGCCGCTCCGGCCGGCAGGGCGACCCGGGGGAGTCCCGGTTCTACCTGTCCCTCGAGGACGACCTGATGCGGCTGTTCAAGGGGAATGTCGTCGACGCCTTCCTCACCCGGTTCAACATCCCCGACGACGTCCCGATCGAGGCCAAGATGGTGAGCAACGCCATCAGGTCGGCGCAGGCCCAGGTCGAGGCGCAGAACTTCGAGATCCGCAAGAACGTGCTCAAGTACGACGAGGTCATGAACCGGCAGCGGGTCGTGATCTACGAGGAGCGGCGCCGGGTCCTCGAGGGCGAGGACATGCACGACCAGATCGAGCACATGATCGACGACACCGCCGCGGCCTACGTGCAAGCCGCCACCCGCGAGGGCTACCCGGAGCAGTGGGACCTCGACCAGCTGTGGTCCGCACTGGGCACCCTGTACCCGGTGGGCCTGACGGTGGAGGCGCTGGAGGACGAGTCCGGGGGCGGCCGGGACGGGCTCACCCCCGAATTCCTCGTCGAGCGGCTGCGGGACGACGCCCACGGCGCCTATGCGGCGCGGGAGGAGCAGATCGGCTCCGAGGCCATGCGCGAGCTGGAGCGCCGCGTCGTGCTGTCCGTGCTGGACCGCAAGTGGCGCGAGCACCTCTACGAGATGGACTACCTGCAGGAGGGCATCGGGCTGCGCGCGATGGCGCAGCGTGACCCGCTGGTGGAGTACCAGCGCGAGGGCTACGACCTGTTCGCCGCCATGATGGAGGCGATCAAGGAGGAGTCGGTCGGGTACCTGTTCAACCTGGAGGTTCAGGTCGAGCAGCCTGCGGAGGCGGGCCCCATGCTCACCGTGGACTCCGCGGCGGCCACGGCGGCCAGCGCGCCCGCGCTGGTGGCCAAGGGCCTGGAGGCGTCCCGGCCGACCCACCTGGAGTTCTCCGCGCCCACCGTGGACGGCGAGGGCGGCGTGGTGCACCGGGGCGCGGACGGCGACCAGGTCTCTCCCGAGGACTTGGGGCCGGACGCGAGCCGGGCCGAGCGGCGGCGGGCCGCGCGCGCCCAGCGCAAGCGCCAGTGACGCCCTGGTCCTCGGCTCAGCCGACCTGAAGCGCGGTACACGGCCACCGGCCGTCGGCGCCCTCGAGCCGTAGCGCGAGGGCCCGGCACCGGTCCGGACCGGCGATCACCGCGCACACCTCGGCCACGCCGTCCGCCGGTTCGCACAGTCGCACGGCCCGGACCCCTGGACGGGCCGAGCCCAGCGCTCACCACGAG
This Actinomycetes bacterium DNA region includes the following protein-coding sequences:
- the secA gene encoding preprotein translocase subunit SecA — protein: MPAILDKILRAGEGKILKKLVRISAQVNAVEEAFVGMTDAELREETDKFRTRLAEGETLDDILPEAFAVVREAATRTLGQRHYDVQLMGGVALHLGNIAEMKTGEGKTLVSTLPAYLNALAGKGVHVVTVNDYLAERDSEWMGRVHRFLGLSVGVILSSMTPAERREAYACDITYGTNNEFGFDYLRDNMAWTQDELVQRGHNFAIVDEVDSILIDEARTPLIISGPADQPQKWYQDFAKLVLRLRADVDYEVDEKKRTVGILEAGVERVEDYLGIDNLYESVNTPLVGYLNNAIKAKELFKRDKDYVVMNGEVLIVDEHTGRILAGRRYNEGMHQAIEAKEGVEIKQENQTLATITLQNFFRLYDKLGGMTGTALTEAAEFNQIYTLGVVPIPTNRPMVRADEADLVYRTEDAKFNAVVDDLVARHEKGQPVLVGTVSVEKSEHLSALLRRRGVPHEVLNAKHHEREAQIVAQAGRKGAVTVATNMAGRGTDIMLGGNPEFMAASELAQRGLSPVETPEDYEAAWPAALEKAKKAVEAEHVEVVGLGGLYVLGTERHESRRIDNQLRGRSGRQGDPGESRFYLSLEDDLMRLFKGNVVDAFLTRFNIPDDVPIEAKMVSNAIRSAQAQVEAQNFEIRKNVLKYDEVMNRQRVVIYEERRRVLEGEDMHDQIEHMIDDTAAAYVQAATREGYPEQWDLDQLWSALGTLYPVGLTVEALEDESGGGRDGLTPEFLVERLRDDAHGAYAAREEQIGSEAMRELERRVVLSVLDRKWREHLYEMDYLQEGIGLRAMAQRDPLVEYQREGYDLFAAMMEAIKEESVGYLFNLEVQVEQPAEAGPMLTVDSAAATAASAPALVAKGLEASRPTHLEFSAPTVDGEGGVVHRGADGDQVSPEDLGPDASRAERRRAARAQRKRQ
- a CDS encoding Rv3235 family protein, with product MGSARPGVRAVRLCEPADGVAEVCAVIAGPDRCRALALRLEGADGRWPCTALQVG